TTTTGGAGTCGAGCACACAAACCGTTTAATGGATCGAGGGATTATTGAAATTGCTCCTTTAGCGTATATGCGTGGTCGGACCTTGGAAGATGCATTTGTCATTTTAGACGAAGCGCAAAATACTACGATTATGCAAATGAAGATGTTTTTGACGCGGCTGGGTTACAATTCAAAAATGATTGTGAATGGAGATACGAGCCAAATCGACTTGCCCAAGGGTGTAGTTAGCGGGTTAGTACATGCTGAAAGAACGCTTAGCAATATTTCGCAAATTGCTTTTGTTAATTTCGAAGCCAGCGATGTTGTGCGTCATCCAGTAGTAGCAAAAATTATTGAAGCATATGATCAAGCCAGCTTAAAAAAAGATTAAGGGTGCTGTAAAAAAATAGGGGGAAATAATTTGATTATTGAGCCGTTAAAAAAAATACGAGAACGTTTGGGACGTTTTTATGTCCCGCTGATACTTATTGTGTTTTTTATCAGTTGTTTTGGCCTTTTGTTCACTAGCGTAAAACAAAAAAGCGTTGACTATCATGAAGGTCAAGTTGCAAGTGAGAGCATCAGAGCAAATAAAACAGTGGAAAATAAGACAGCAACAGACCAAAAACGGCAGCTTGCAGCTGAGGCAGTAGTACCAGAATACACCTATCAAGAAGATATTGCTGAAACTCAACACAGCCGAGTTGAAACTATTTTTAATCTGATTACACAAGTTAAAAAATCAGTTGATGATGACCACGAAAAACGTCAAAAAGAAGCCAAAGATAAAGAAATTCCGGCTGTTACAACGGATGATTATATTGCTGCTTTAAAGAAATCATTTGAAAAAGTAAATGATGAAGATGTTCAATTTTATCAAGAGATACCAACCTCTTTTTACGAAACAGCATTTACACTAAACAGTGCTGCGTTAAATACAGTAAGAGATAATAGTTTGAATATTTTAGCTGAACAAATGAAAAATCAAGTACGAGAATCTAATTTAAGTGATTTTAAAAATAGTGCTGAAAATGAGGTTGATGCATTAGCAATTTCCAGTATTGCAAAAGATGCAATGAAAGAATTGCTGAAAACTGCAATTGTTGTTAATGATTTTCCCAATGAAAAGAAGACAGAAGAATTAAAAGAACAAGCTAGAGCAAGTGTGGCGCCAGTAATGATTATCCAAGGGGAAGTTATTGTCAGAGAAGGTTCTCAAATTGATGCTAGTGCTATCCAAAAATTACAGCTTTTGGGTTTAACGAGTCAAAATACTTCTTTTTTCCCAATCGTAGCAATGGTAGCGGGAATAATTGTTCAAATTTTAGTATTACTTTACTTCTCACGTCAGTATGAAGATAAAAATAAGCGACAAGAATTTTTAACTTTTTATACTTTGGCCATGGTTACAAGTATTGCGATGATGAAATTTTTCCAACTCTTTCAAACGGAATTATTACCCTATATTCCACTCTTTTTCCCAGCGGCATTCGTACCATTGGTGTTGAATATTTTTGTCAATCGCCGAGCAGGGATTATAGCAGCAATGTTCCAAGTGGTTGCAGCTGTTTTTTGTTATTATGATGCACTGGGAACTAATCTATTGACGATTGTACTGTTAACTTATTTATTTTCTGGCTTAATGGGCACAATTGTTAGAAGAGAAAGAATTTCAAAACAAGGTTTTTCTGCGGTAATGTGGTTAATTGTCTTCCCGTTCCTGCTTAATATTGTTTTGGTAGTGTTCCAAGGCTTAACGGTAACAGACGCCAGAACGTGGACAACAATTATTTGTGGTTTAGCAGGAACCTTGTTGTCTTTCTTATTAACAATGGGTTTACATCAATACATTGAACTACTAGTAACTGATAATAGCGTCATTGTTTTAAATGAATTAAGTAATCCCAACCATCCCCTTTTGAAGAAATTATTGGAAGAAGCGCCGGGGACTTATCACCATAGTATGATGGTAGCCAATTTGTCTGCCAATGCGGTTGCTCTTATTGGTGGACACTCTCTTTTAACACGAGTTGCGTGTTATTATCATGATATTGGTAAATTAAAACATGCTAATTTCTTTGTAGAAAATTTACCGGCAGGTGCTGAAAATCCACATAATTTT
The genomic region above belongs to Enterococcus saigonensis and contains:
- a CDS encoding HD family phosphohydrolase, with the translated sequence MIIEPLKKIRERLGRFYVPLILIVFFISCFGLLFTSVKQKSVDYHEGQVASESIRANKTVENKTATDQKRQLAAEAVVPEYTYQEDIAETQHSRVETIFNLITQVKKSVDDDHEKRQKEAKDKEIPAVTTDDYIAALKKSFEKVNDEDVQFYQEIPTSFYETAFTLNSAALNTVRDNSLNILAEQMKNQVRESNLSDFKNSAENEVDALAISSIAKDAMKELLKTAIVVNDFPNEKKTEELKEQARASVAPVMIIQGEVIVREGSQIDASAIQKLQLLGLTSQNTSFFPIVAMVAGIIVQILVLLYFSRQYEDKNKRQEFLTFYTLAMVTSIAMMKFFQLFQTELLPYIPLFFPAAFVPLVLNIFVNRRAGIIAAMFQVVAAVFCYYDALGTNLLTIVLLTYLFSGLMGTIVRRERISKQGFSAVMWLIVFPFLLNIVLVVFQGLTVTDARTWTTIICGLAGTLLSFLLTMGLHQYIELLVTDNSVIVLNELSNPNHPLLKKLLEEAPGTYHHSMMVANLSANAVALIGGHSLLTRVACYYHDIGKLKHANFFVENLPAGAENPHNFLLPEDSKQIIFGHVTDGAKVLEEYKMPKMVIDICYQHHGTTLMKYFYAKAKERNPEVTETEFRYPGPKPQTKEAGVVNIADSCEAAVRAMDHPTNEKIRQFVHNLIVDRILDGQLDDSGLTLKEIHIIEDSLVNGLCSTFHSRIKYPKMKSEAEKMKEEQERSDK